Proteins encoded in a region of the Elusimicrobiota bacterium genome:
- the mshA_5 gene encoding D-inositol-3-phosphate glycosyltransferase, which produces MRIGLDVRWIDSSGIGTTIRGLLDYLTSAQLGQMVLYGVPGWKNPYPCEFREVPEAVYGIRQHMSYASRLNKDVMDLFHVPHFDVPYFYKGPFISTVHDLIHFKFPEYSTKPLTKLYSGLMLRHVSKCAQRIIVVSQQTKRDLIQFFPEAELKITVLNPAVDKSFSPVAQNELEKIINRYSLKKGYALYVGNLRASKNTPFLIRAYSHLLKNNPLLPPLVLAGKNSLPPQEIPHLPQNVRLLGSVPQGDLPALYSGASVFVFPSLYEGFGIPPLEAMACGTPVIASRVASIPEVCGEAALYFDPHSEKGLEDVLLELIGNESLKISLRQKGFDQVKRFSWAVWARETWKIYEEVVEAGRS; this is translated from the coding sequence ATGAGAATTGGCCTGGATGTTCGATGGATTGATAGTTCTGGTATTGGGACCACCATACGAGGGTTGTTGGATTATCTCACGTCTGCCCAATTGGGCCAAATGGTGCTTTACGGCGTTCCGGGATGGAAAAACCCCTATCCCTGCGAATTCAGGGAAGTCCCAGAAGCTGTGTATGGAATAAGGCAACACATGTCTTACGCTTCCCGTTTAAATAAAGATGTTATGGATTTGTTCCATGTGCCGCATTTTGATGTCCCCTATTTTTATAAAGGCCCATTTATTTCGACAGTTCATGATTTGATTCACTTTAAATTTCCAGAATATTCCACCAAACCTTTGACCAAACTTTATTCCGGTTTAATGCTGCGTCATGTGTCGAAATGCGCTCAAAGGATTATTGTCGTGTCTCAACAAACAAAAAGAGACCTGATTCAGTTTTTCCCTGAAGCAGAGTTAAAAATTACGGTTTTAAATCCCGCTGTTGATAAAAGCTTTTCTCCTGTCGCGCAAAACGAATTGGAAAAAATTATAAATCGTTATTCGCTGAAAAAGGGGTATGCCCTCTATGTCGGTAATTTGAGAGCGAGTAAAAATACACCGTTTTTAATTCGTGCGTATTCCCATCTCTTAAAAAATAACCCTTTGTTGCCTCCCTTGGTATTGGCGGGGAAAAACAGTCTGCCTCCTCAAGAAATTCCGCATCTCCCTCAAAATGTCCGGTTATTGGGCTCAGTGCCACAGGGGGATTTGCCGGCCCTGTATTCGGGAGCGTCTGTTTTTGTTTTTCCATCTCTTTATGAAGGATTTGGAATCCCTCCTCTGGAAGCGATGGCGTGTGGAACACCCGTGATCGCCTCACGGGTGGCCTCTATTCCGGAGGTTTGCGGTGAAGCCGCTCTCTATTTCGATCCCCACTCAGAAAAAGGACTCGAAGATGTCCTCTTGGAATTAATAGGAAATGAATCGCTTAAAATTAGCCTTCGTCAAAAAGGATTTGATCAGGTAAAACGTTTTTCCTGGGCTGTGTGGGCCCGAGAAACTTGGAAAATTTATGAAGAAGTCGTTGAGGCGGGGCGATCTTGA
- the rfaF_3 gene encoding ADP-heptose--LPS heptosyltransferase 2 — MALGNYAFKKKKWILLAWLIDVVGYLFKQPDSQRFLSPQRVLAVRCDQLGDMVQTLPFIDGLLGSFPGVRIDFLTSRLGAEFLKIARPEVHPLVVDSPSRSSLKSQLKNENYDIAFDLRGDIRLIFYLRSIVPRNLVGYGATGGGFLLDIEPSWDRNLPAIEKNIALLKAVGGQASDLTPKIEFKSKGEQTARKILTVVIHPDAGTPAKKWPLSYFANVIDSLAEGFSCRFILVGLDRSIGEEIVRLTKTTVENEMGKTNLQGLLEFLSQSDIVISNDSGPAHLAAALGKPVWVIWSGTAESKIWAPRGDTVTVLQHRVECSPCSLRNCPLSGHPCLEDLSPKEVTESLLSYFPRFPGKQKPV; from the coding sequence ATGGCCCTCGGAAACTACGCTTTCAAGAAAAAAAAATGGATTCTCTTAGCGTGGTTAATCGATGTGGTTGGCTACCTTTTTAAGCAACCAGATTCCCAGCGGTTTTTGTCGCCCCAACGAGTCCTGGCGGTTCGTTGCGACCAATTGGGAGATATGGTGCAGACACTCCCGTTTATTGATGGATTGTTGGGCTCTTTTCCCGGCGTTCGAATTGATTTTCTTACCTCACGCTTGGGGGCAGAATTCTTAAAAATAGCCCGTCCTGAGGTTCATCCCCTTGTTGTGGACAGCCCTTCTCGGTCGTCCCTCAAGTCGCAACTTAAAAATGAAAATTATGATATCGCTTTTGATTTGAGAGGGGACATTCGTCTCATTTTTTATTTGCGGTCCATTGTTCCAAGAAATCTTGTCGGATATGGAGCCACAGGCGGAGGGTTCCTTTTGGATATTGAACCCTCATGGGACCGAAATCTTCCTGCCATTGAAAAAAATATAGCGCTATTAAAAGCGGTGGGGGGACAGGCGAGTGATTTGACCCCAAAAATTGAGTTTAAAAGTAAGGGGGAACAGACGGCCCGGAAAATTTTAACCGTGGTGATTCATCCCGATGCTGGAACGCCCGCTAAAAAATGGCCCTTGTCATATTTCGCGAACGTGATCGACTCGCTGGCGGAAGGTTTCTCCTGCCGGTTTATTTTGGTGGGGCTTGATCGATCGATTGGGGAGGAAATTGTTAGGCTAACCAAAACGACTGTTGAGAATGAAATGGGCAAAACAAATTTACAGGGACTTCTGGAGTTCTTGTCACAATCCGATATTGTCATAAGCAATGATTCGGGGCCCGCTCATTTGGCCGCTGCTCTTGGAAAACCGGTTTGGGTGATATGGAGCGGGACGGCTGAATCAAAAATTTGGGCTCCGAGAGGTGATACGGTCACTGTCTTGCAGCATAGGGTGGAGTGTTCCCCTTGTTCACTGAGGAATTGTCCTTTATCCGGACATCCCTGTTTGGAAGATCTATCGCCCAAAGAAGTAACAGAATCCCTGCTTTCTTATTTCCCTCGATTTCCCGGAAAACAAAAACCTGTATGA
- the mshA_4 gene encoding D-inositol-3-phosphate glycosyltransferase, translating to MRIGVDTRPLREKQTSGIPMYVRSLLESLASIDSKNEYILYCHKDFNTPLPGPNFRKRSGALTRFGNIWMQTELPFWLKQDRVDVFWGTQHVLPVFMEKHIKGVLTVHDLVQYAFPDTMKMKNLWINKIIIPPSVHRADVIVAESNWTIADVKKFINPKNKIMKTVYLGVGPTFFSRDKETSRKKIKEQYGIDAPFLLTVGTFEPRKNIAGLFRAFSLIADKIPHHLAVVGQKGWKNKKITEEISGSRIKNRIHLLGFVPDDILPEAYSASDLFVFPSLYEGFGFPPLEAMACAVPVVASNVSSIPEVVGDAAMLVNPHDARSISEGILKVVSTPTLQKDLVERGLKQASLFTWKKTADEMLKIFEQVGNS from the coding sequence ATGCGCATTGGCGTTGACACAAGACCCTTACGTGAAAAACAAACCAGCGGCATTCCCATGTATGTGCGAAGCCTTCTCGAGTCTTTGGCCTCCATAGACTCTAAAAATGAGTACATCCTTTATTGTCACAAAGATTTTAATACGCCTCTTCCCGGTCCCAATTTTAGAAAGCGCTCAGGTGCGTTGACGCGTTTTGGGAATATATGGATGCAAACCGAATTGCCCTTTTGGTTAAAACAGGATCGGGTCGATGTGTTTTGGGGCACTCAGCATGTTCTCCCCGTTTTTATGGAGAAACATATCAAAGGTGTTCTCACCGTTCACGACCTGGTTCAATATGCCTTCCCCGACACGATGAAAATGAAAAATTTGTGGATCAATAAAATTATTATTCCTCCCTCAGTCCATCGTGCTGATGTGATAGTCGCCGAATCAAATTGGACCATTGCCGATGTGAAAAAATTTATAAACCCTAAAAATAAAATCATGAAAACAGTGTATTTGGGCGTGGGGCCCACATTTTTCTCAAGGGACAAGGAAACCTCTCGAAAAAAAATAAAAGAACAGTATGGGATCGACGCTCCTTTTTTATTGACCGTGGGAACATTCGAACCAAGAAAAAATATAGCGGGCCTCTTCCGAGCCTTTTCATTGATCGCAGACAAAATACCACACCATCTGGCGGTGGTTGGTCAAAAGGGATGGAAAAATAAAAAAATAACAGAAGAAATATCTGGCAGCCGCATCAAAAATAGAATTCATTTGCTGGGATTTGTTCCCGATGACATTCTTCCGGAGGCATACTCCGCCTCCGACCTTTTTGTTTTCCCATCTTTGTATGAGGGTTTTGGTTTCCCACCTTTGGAGGCCATGGCTTGCGCGGTGCCTGTGGTGGCTTCAAACGTTTCTTCGATTCCCGAGGTGGTGGGTGATGCCGCGATGTTGGTGAACCCTCATGACGCGCGGAGTATCAGTGAAGGAATTCTCAAAGTGGTGAGCACCCCCACTTTACAGAAAGATTTGGTGGAGCGCGGATTAAAACAGGCCTCCTTGTTTACATGGAAGAAAACCGCAGATGAAATGCTGAAAATTTTTGAACAAGTGGGAAATTCCTAG